The nucleotide window CCCATGGTCGGGGACTGTGGTGTCCACCGACAGCCTATTCTGGTCGCGTCAAATAAGTTGCAGTTGGACACGGGCAGCTTATGCACATCCATGATCCAGGGGGACTCTACCCGCCCAGCCCTTCCGACCAGGGAGCTCCAGGATCGTGTCCACCGACAGCCTATTCTGGTCGCGTCAAATAAGTTGCAGTTGGACACGGGCAGCTTATACACATCCATGATCCAGGGGGGCTCTACCCGCCGAGCCCTTCCGACCAGGGGGCTCCAGGATCGTGTCCACCGACAGCCTATTCTGGTCGCGTCAAATAAGTTGCAGTTGGACACGGGCAGCTTATACACATCCATGATCCAGGGGGGCTCTACCCGCCGAGCCCTTCCGACCAGGGAGCTCCAGGATCGTGTCCACCAACAGCCTAATCTGGTCGCGTCGAATAAGTTACAGCCGGACAAGATCGGCTTAAAAACTCTAAGTCCAAAACAGCATCCCGTTCGTAACTTTTTACACGATCGAAATAAGCTGTCACCGGGATCAACCAACGCCACATCCATGATCCAGGGGGGCTCTACCCACCCAGCCCTTCCGACCGGGGAGCACCATGGTCGGATAGACCGTGTCCAACAACAGCTTATGCTGAGTCCATCAAATAAGTTACAACTGGACAAGCTGACCAAGAAACCTCTAACATCTGTCACTGGGTTCGACCAATGCCACATCCACGATCCAGGGCGCTCGACCCATCCAGCCCTTCCGACCAGGGAGCCCCATGGCCGGATACGGTGGTGTCCAACGACAGCCTAGTCTGGTCGCGTCGAATAAGTTACGACCGGACAAGATCGGCTTTAAAACTCTAAGTCCAAAACAGCATCCCGTTCGTAACTTTTTACACGATCAAAATAAGCTGTCACCGGGATCGACCCACGCCACATCCATGATCCAGGGTGCTCGACCCACCCAGCCCTTCCGACCGGGGAGCACCATGGTCGGATAGACCGTGTCCAACAACAGCTTATGCTGAGTCCATCAAATAAGTTACAACTGGACAAGCTGACCAAGAAACCTCTCTAACATCTGTAGGCCATAGCCTATTTTGACGAGGCGGAATAAGTTGCGACCGGACGAGATCTTTCGAAAACTCTAAGTCCAAAACGGCATCCCGTTCATAACTTATTTACCCGGTCAAAATAAGCTACGGCCGGACACGTCTCTGGCGGTCAGGGGGACGAAAGGCCGTCGTTTGGGTGGCGGACGGGAGCTAAGCGGTCAGGGGGACGGATAGGCCTTCCGCGGGAGAGCGTAGGCGGTCAGGGGGACGAATAGGCCTTCCGCGGGAGGCCCCAGGCGGACAGGGGGATGACCTCTGGGTCGTTTAAGCTGCTTCCGGGTCGTAGTCGGTCAGGGGGATGTTTAGGCCTTCCGCGGGATGCCCGTAAGCGACCCGCGGGAGTTTTAGGCCTTCCGCGGGAGGGAAGGCGACGATAGGTGGCGAACGGGACGCAAAGCCGTCGGATAAGTTGCGGGCGGGCCCTTGCGAAAGCGCACCAAGGGGGACGATAGGCGCTCGGCGGACGTCCCGGCCGTCACCTAAACTGATCGGTCGCCTAGGCCGCTGCCGGGAGGCGGGGCGCCCCCCTGTGGCGACCGCAGGCCACTGCGGCCGCCCCTTGCCAAAAGCGCACCAAGGGGGACGATAGGCGTTCGGTGGGATGACACCCACCACCTAATCGACGACGTCGACTAAGCTGAGGCCGGGAGCGGTGTCGCCACCCCATGGCCGAGGCCCGAACTGCCCCTGACTCGACGTTCCGCAAGCCGTTTTTGGAAATTCGCCACGGGACCCCCGTGGGGTCTCGGGCCCCGAAACCTTCTCCGCGTCGCGCCAGGGGTGGGGTACGACCCCCCTGAGGCGTTTCGGGGGCGGGGAAAAATCATCTAGGGGGCGGCGCGCAACGTCCAAGACAAGCCTACCGTTCGCTGTCATTTAAGCAGTCCAGACTCCCCTGTGCGATTTCACTTCCCTAGggcgagtcatgcatatggatgtttctgctcattcacttcaatggcgcgggggtgtggcgatccgatctcattacagataatgaggtaactggcgaaatacggtacttctcctccttctcatacagtttacaccgaatgacaatatctgttttcaatttcacttatatcatttaaaaggagacattccaagcattatgtagacatttatcttttgtttctacaccaagtattcgttaagttacagtttatttttctgacgcgtttctgaaaggacttctctgagggagagagaacagaacgtgcatcatgtttattttcttaattttgcgaaaagcacaacattctgtttttattgggagtggacagaaaaaaactagacactttaacgtttgaaatgatgtataaatcatatctgtatgtcaaaaatcagcagagtaatttaagtctctttgcggagtgattgaaaaataaagagtttgcggcgcccgcgccaccgtcgaccccagagtgttaaaatatgaaaacactcaatgggccctatcttgcacccagcgcaattgactttgtcagtgacgcatgtatcattcgtattttgcaccggcgcacagcgtgtttttccctccacagacgcacgtcggcaaactagggaatgaacttgcgctccctgggcggttcagcgcaaaaaaggaggcgtgttccagcgcaaaccatccctgatgttattttgcagtttcaaaaaacaattgcgcctctgaccaaaaaaaaactagtctaaagtcagtggcgtgttgcgcgtggttcattatgctattttaagggcgcatgcttgaccataatgtatagcgtgcacaacgcacatacactttgcatctaatctacacagatgcaacagttatttttgcaaatcataaattgttacaataaaaaatattaacacatgagataagagaaatcatagtggtgagcattgtggtgatagtttttatttattttgtgtggctgcgttaaaaaattctcatgcaaataacgattaaaatattttcaaaagtttgttgtgtggctgtattacgtttattttatgtaaataataattaaatggttttcataagaaaccttaatgtatatgaacttgatttgtaagagtactttggggttggaccttgcttgcgtttcttgggtccgatttcaaagcccccaaaccctttcagcggtgagggtggacgcagatctgtgtagagggatccacctcccgttacacgtcgtgcccgatttatgctggcaagcttgggattcccgcgtctcctgacatcattgtagcgcttggcacaacgatggggatgccagctgatgagactgtggctatttcctctcacgcctgtttaacctacgcttatttgggcgggtttctcctttccccatacaaaacaacttctctgtctttgactgctcttacaagaacgtcggtctcctcggctgtgaaccacTTCTAGCGTGCgtctggtaaatccgtcataataatagcaacccgccatggaacttgcgcccttgcgtttaaagggaatgttggatagggttctgattggtttatttgacgttacgcccaaaccacacctatgaataatgaacctacttcagaccaaccccttattgattatcgcctggcgcaagagttatttctcccgctgggaaaatagcaacagcgcccaagatccgcccacaaagtcacttgcgcattgcgcttcgcacttgcgtttcagatcgttaaaatagggcccagtATATAAAACCATATgataataaaacaaatacagAATATAAATGCAATATGAATCTCCCAAATTCTCTCACAGTCCGGAGGCTGCAGTCTTCGGATTGGGAAACGGCCAGAGACTCACGGTGAATTGACAACCAATTAAAATTGCTTGTTTTCCATACAGaatcaatgcatttttttatcacACTGCGGTGAAATGGCGGAAAGAAGCAAGCAAGGTCATTTTGATCTCACATACTTTCCTAATTCCtacttactttttttttttttacttagacAGACCCAAACTTTTGTTAAATCTTCAGGGCACGGTTGCACAAACACCTGAATCAAAGATTGATGTTAAGAACCAAATCTTCTGGAACGCAGATTTATAGCACTCAACGTGATATTACTGCAGTAAACCACCGTTTCCACATTGCTAATTCACGAAGCATGCTTCAATGCATGCTTCAATGCACTTTTTCCAAAATAATACTGATAAtagtgtgtgtttatattacaGTATCAGTATAACATAGACATCTGTGGACATGTAGTGGCAACTTCAGCCATTTGCAGCTATGAAAAGTTTGGCCATTTACTTCATCAGCCAACCATTATTCTCAAAACAAATGGCTTCGGGGTCTACTTTTATGCCAGAAACACTACTGGACAGTCTCGACTTTCAGGATTAGCCTCCACAGTGATAGAAAAACACTTATTGTTGTACAACAGAGTGACTGAACTCTTCTTGAGGAAAGAAATGAAGAAGTTTTATTCTATCATTGATAACATTAACTACAATGACGCACCATTGAGTTACCTCAAAAGGGAACAAAGTAGTGTaaatatttgttatattttatttaatattgccAAAAGGACATTCTAATAATGctcttttctaaataaaaagcTCAGAAATTAAAAAAACTAATGCTAAACCAGTCCTAAGTGAAATAAAACaagtaaacaaaataattaatacaatattTGATTTGTAAGCAATCTTTGGTATCATTTTTGACTGGAAAAACTAGAAGTGTTGTAGGGTTTTGAACACACCACAATTGTTTATTCACACAACTGATACATACACACATTGTGGGAGgggcaatttgacatctccTATTTACCTAACCTGTATGTTTTGGCCTGTGGGAAGAAACCGGAGTGACAGCTTTTCAGTGAAAGCAACACCAAACTCGTGATCAACAATCTGGAAgcctttaaactttttatctcttcaagaaaaaaaatatttgagacTTTCGAAGCTGTATATGAACACATCTGATTCTTATTCACAGGTAACATGATGGAAATATATGAGAAATTTCTCTGAACAACTTTCTTATGTTAGTCTTCTGCTTCAAGGAGGGTTTATAACTAGAACACATTAGACAAAGTCTGCTTAATGCTTAACTGAAATGTTGATGTTgatgttttataattttttttattgtaacgcAAAGTTCAGTGTTGTCATTGAGTCTAACGACTTTAAGAGTTAAAGAATCAGGAAGTACAACAGGTGAACTGTACATAGAATGAAAAACAGCAGATGAAAATCACATTAAAATAAGAAGGCATACTTTACATGCACtcattttttttgcagaaaataataagtaatatatgtttattttaaaatgttttaatgctttaaaaatttaaacagtttaaactgATTGCGTTTTTGCTATATTTGCTTTGATTAGATAAAATAATTCTACATAATCTGTTTAATGTTTTGATGAATGTTTTGGCATTTAGCAGATGTTTTTATTCAGAGAAAGGAAACAATAAAGTGGTTCATCAATAAAGCTGAGGCTGTTACAAAGTTACAAAGTTTCAACAATTCCTAGAGACCAAACctgtttgaagaaaaaaaaaacatatatatatatatatatatatatatatatatatatatatatatatatatatatatatatatatatatatatatatatatatatatatatatatatatatatatatattctgtaaTGAATATTCAAGACACTTGCATTCATTCATTTAGCAAGTACCTTTCTCCATAGTTTCTCTAAAcattaaatgcatttaacaGCCAAAAACATTTTCAGTTTTGTTCTGTGTTGTATTCTGTTTGAGTCTTTTTGAAAGGTGACACTGTGCAGCACTGCAGGGCGAAAGATAAGAAGTTCTGTCTCAGCTTAATACCATGGCCATGAGTTAATAAGACTTTGTTTTAAAGAAAGGAAAAAACGAAAAAGTAATTGATCTGCAATGCTGATGTTGTTGATAAAGTGGATGTCAGATGTGTTGTGATTGTTTTCTCAAAAGCTTTAAAGAGAAGACCAACAATGGCAGAATCTTCACCAACATCACCAAGACAGACCAGAATAAAGAATATGAGTCCACCTCCATGTAAGGCAAcaacacaaataaacaaataaataaaatgttagtgATAAATGTTGATGATTTCTCTGCGTTTTTCAGATCTGTCTGAAAAGCTTCAGTGTTGTGTGTGTCTGGATTTGTTCAATGATCCAGTCAGCACTTCATGTGGACACAACTTTTGCAACAACTGCCTGGGTACATACTGGGACAACAGTCAGATCTACAGCTGTCCATACTGTAAAGAAACATTTAGTAAAAGACCAGAACTCAAGATAAACACTACACTTAGAGAGATCACGCTGATCTTTAAGGAAAAGTTCAGTCTGAGAAGATCTGAAGTCCTCTGTGACGTCTGTGATGAAAGAAAACTGAAAGCCCTGAAGTCCTGCCTGATGTGTCAGACATCTTACTGTGAAACTCATCTGGAGCCTCACCAGAGAGTCCTGAACTTAAAGAAACACAAACTGCTGGATCCTGTGGAGAATATAAAGGACTATATATGTGTGAAACATGAGAGACCTCTGGAGCTCTTCTGTAGAGATGATCagacatgtgtttgtgtgttttgtacTGATGGAGATCACAAGAATCACAACACTGTCCCTCTAGTGGAGGAGACTAAAGAGACAGAGGTACAAGTTCATTAATACATGCTTTATTCATATGTTCATGGGTGTCGGAACCATTATATGTGGGTGGGACAAGACCTACCCAATTTTTAAGACGCATGATATTCTACCCACTTACTTAGTGCATATGTCTGTTTAGTCAAATCCTTTCCACTAACGGAATGCCCTTATAAATTAAACTCAGTTTCGTGTTTCAGCTACAACCTTGACTCCCACATTGCTGCCTCTTTAAATCCATTCCACTTGGCTCATTTAGAGTCTGTATAATATAAATTCCATTTGGTGTTTTCACTACTTTTGCCTGCTACACTAGAGGTTGTTTGCGTGGGACAGTTTTTTGTCCCTCTCCCGCAAGGTTCTATTCCTGTAATAATGAGATAGCAGGCAACGAATCAGGTAAGATTacatataataaaatgtaatctAATATAACAATGTAATCCAATCCGGGTACAGACACAGAATAGAAAACCAAGAAAAAGAACACTATAACAGGAACAACATCACAGTGAAACAATACTCGACAAAGGACAACTGAAACACCAGGGCAATATATACAAAGACCAGAAGACCAGGGCGGAGCCACAGGCGCAACCAGAGACCAAGACAGAACTGGAACCCATGGTGGTGCCCTGGACCTGAAAACAGGatgggagagagagacagagagacaggaTATACAGAAGGCCTCACAGACCATTTAGAGAGTTCATAGAGCTTGGTATAGGCCATCTTTGTCAAGGCAGAGAGTTCAGAGAGTTTGAGATCAGCCATCTTGGGCAAGGCAGAAAGACTGGGGAACTCAGGAGTTGTCATCTTGGATGGGACAAAGAGACTAGAGAACTCAGTTTCAGACCTTTCAACCATGACAGGAAGCTCAGGTTCATCCTCTGAGGAAACTGAAGAACAAAATGGAGACCACACCACAGTGCCGTTGCCACCACAGGAAGTGTAATGGACAGGGACATACCTCAGATGCCACAGGGAATACAGAACTAGAAACAACCTGACTTGGGACACCAGCCGCCCGTAAAGACATCATACAGGTGTCTGCCAAATTAGATACCAACTCATTTGTCCTGGCATTAACCGGAGATGCTGGTGAGGTGACCATCTTGTGGAGTGGCTTGAGTGTGGCAGCCATCTTGTGGAATGGCTCGAGTGTTGCGGCCATGTTGTGGAGTGGCTTGGGTGTGGGGGACATCTTAGGGACTGGTTCAGGCATGGCAGCCATTTGGGAAACTGATTCAGGCATGAGTCTCAGGCTAGCCACCATAGGCACACAGTCGTCCGTGTCCAGCCTGGCTCCCCGGCACATGGAACCAGTTGCCTACTGCCCCCCAAAATGTTTAGGCGATGTGTCCTCCTCCACCTTACAAGGGGGTCTCACTCAACACCAGGGCCAGTTCTACAAAGTTCTCTATACTCCCTTGAGAATGATAATTTGACAGTTGTGATTCAAGGGGTTCAGACAAACTGCATTGGTAGACGACTATAAGTGATTTATCTGGAAAGTGGGAATGTGGCACAAAGTCCAAAAAGTCCTGGGTGTGATCCTCAAGGGAGCGAGAGCCCTGGCAGAGCATGAGAAGGTGCATCGCTGGTGACCACCCTACTGTTGGATTCATTGTGGTCGAGTATTCTGTAATGATAAGATAGCAGGTAGCGGATCCAAATGC belongs to Paramisgurnus dabryanus chromosome 2, PD_genome_1.1, whole genome shotgun sequence and includes:
- the LOC135731390 gene encoding zinc-binding protein A33-like, with the translated sequence MAESSPTSPRQTRIKNMSPPPYLSEKLQCCVCLDLFNDPVSTSCGHNFCNNCLGTYWDNSQIYSCPYCKETFSKRPELKINTTLREITLIFKEKFSLRRSEVLCDVCDERKLKALKSCLMCQTSYCETHLEPHQRVLNLKKHKLLDPVENIKDYICVKHERPLELFCRDDQTCVCVFCTDGDHKNHNTVPLVEETKETETQLKKMQQYAVDVTLDPDTANPELILSEDRKQVKHGSIWHGLPDNPQRFDRLISVLGKEGYSSGRFYFEVQVKDKTNWDLGVVSESIKRKGSLKAIPQKGFWIVSLRNNKNYLAFAHTDIFLSLKVKPQKVGVFVDYEEGLVCFYDVESRSHIYSFAGQTFTKRLFPYFCPCHNNAGRNSAPLIISPLHYNK